TATTAAACTCCTTGACAGTAGATATTAGAAATTTATAACTTGCTAGGCTGAAAGCCTTGAACTCGTTGTCTTGACAAGATGAGAAGAGAAAACGTCAGAAACAACGTACCATAGAACTGTGTGAAAATGCGCGTAAAGAAGCTTAGATTCCTGGAGACATTGTATGCCATGGCAGGTGGAAGAGGTTTGACAATGGTATCAATGCTAAATACCCGTTGAAGGAACTGCGAGTACATTAAATGTGATATATCAGAAAGTTATATCGAACGAAacagaaaaaatcaaaagaatgcaAATATTTGTGACAAGTAAAATTAGCTCAAATCAAAACAGCAGGAGGGGAAAATGAAAGGGAGATAAGTGACACAGTACATatcataaatgaaaaagaggaaGGGAAGTGTGTGGACTATAACCACGACGCCACCAAAAGGATTTCCCACAAGTGAAGTCAGTTTCGTGGATCGTTTTTCCATTCCATGTCATAGGTGCCGTACCCTCTCCTTAAGAGAAACTATAAACTCACTGACTGAATGATAAGGAAAGCACAACATTTCTGAACTGTACATAAAGGATACATCTCAAAACAATGCCTTAGTTATTAGTGCCATTTTGATGCTTAATTTTATCAAGATAAGCATACTTTTATCTCATCATTACTGTAATGGTGAAATGAATATCAACTTCATACCTACTCAACTGTGATGGAAATGGCACTAATAACCAAAGCATTGTTTTGAGATGTATCCTTTATGTAAATGTACATAAAGGATACATCTTGATAAAATTGAATGATGAGATAAAAGTATGCTTATCTTGATAAAATTAAGCATCGAAATATATAAGTAGGACGTTAAACTGCTTGTCATCATGggtattattttcccttttcttccacTAACCACACTCCTATCTGAAAGAATTGCCACCCCTACCGATAAAACAGACATCAACAGGTGGGAAAACGTACAAATGCCAAGTGAAATTGTGAATGTTTGTGCACATAGACCACACGCATGAAAGACTTCCATCATGCGCCCATATGACATTAACAGCAATTGCATCCATGTAAAGGTTCCATAAACAATCCCAACAAGATAGTAATGAATGCAGAACCTTAGCGTTAGAATTGTAATTCTAATTCTAGCCAATATTAACACTGCTTTACATGGCCCTTtaacaaacaaaagaacagtGAATTCCAGTACTGCTTTCAGCAACACTCTGAAGTAGAACGAACTTCAATTAGGGCGACCAACTATCCTCTGACTCACATATTGATTTACAAACCGTAAGTACTCAAGTGATAATTCCTGCAAAGTGTCTAGACTTATCTATTACCCAGAGACCTAGACAGACAGTGGCGAATTTCGCGGTGGAAATTTCACCCCTTTCAACAGCCATCGACCCAAAAACATTCAGCAAGAAAGTACAGCACCAGCTATTCCACCAACGACATTCATGACTCAAAGTAGGTTCAAACGATACGCTCACCATCTATGCAAAAAAACAAGAGTCATTAGACATTCACCTTCCGCCACAGTCACCGACTACTTCAGCCCTCAAGAGAACAGGATGATGCACAAATGAAACGCTCGGATTAAATTCACTAGCGAAAGTGCAAAGCACACTGCATTTCCACTCTCATCTCCCGAAAACCCACGAAACGAACCGAAAAGACCACGCCAGAAAGGCCCGGGATCGCTTCGAACGCGCGCAGCACCGGATTAAACACGCACCATACATACCCCCCACCGACTTCGGTGAATTTCTAGAGCGTAATCGAGGACGACAGGGGAGAAGCGAACCATGAAATTCCGCTGGAAGCTGTATCGGAGCTCGGGGTCGAGAGCGGACTCGTCCTCCTCGTCGGCGTCGCCGGGCCTGCTCTTCTTGCGGGGGACGTGCATGGTCGGCGTCTGCCCGGGCTGGCTCGTGACCCGGAGCTTCGCGTCCTTGAACTTGTCCGACTGGTCGTCATCTTCCACCCTCCACGGAGCTTTCGAGAGCAGCTGCTTCTTCCCCTTGGtcattctcctccttctccttcttctccgtCCTCGTGAAACCTGGGGGCGTTCCTCTCGTTATCCAATCTGCTTTTGGGATGAAGGTGGTGAGGTTTTTCACCCTGTTTGGTTGTGGGTGGAGGATATTCGCGCTCGGGAACGGGACACACCCCAAACCGTGGAAAACTCCAAACTAACAGGAAACGGTACGGGCCTACGCAAAAACCTCAGCAAACATGACATCGGTTGACCATGTGGGCTGGCTCTAGTTTGGATGGATCGAAAATAAATCCTATCCAAACCCAATTTAAATCGAC
The window above is part of the Eucalyptus grandis isolate ANBG69807.140 chromosome 6, ASM1654582v1, whole genome shotgun sequence genome. Proteins encoded here:
- the LOC104449809 gene encoding uncharacterized protein LOC104449809, with the protein product MTKGKKQLLSKAPWRVEDDDQSDKFKDAKLRVTSQPGQTPTMHVPRKKSRPGDADEEDESALDPELRYSFQRNFMFLQRVFSIDTIVKPLPPAMAYNVSRNLSFFTRIFTQFYDPEGIANAQKSLGIGQEEKARRVR